One genomic region from Candidatus Afararchaeum irisae encodes:
- the hisA gene encoding 1-(5-phosphoribosyl)-5-[(5-phosphoribosylamino)methylideneamino]imidazole-4-carboxamide isomerase, which produces MEVIPAVDMKDGDCVQLVQGEEGTGKTYGDPVEAAQTWVDAGAETLHIVDLDGAIHGERKNSEEVGRIIDETSVGVQVGGGIRSVEDARSFFDAGADRVIMGTAAVENPEIVEEVSEYGDTMVSLDSKGDEVVVEGWKEGSGLSPVELASKFEEIGAESILYTDVDREGLLDGVETSTVSQIVEEVSIRVVASGGVSSLEDIEALRDTGADGVVVGTALYERRMSLQDAKEAARV; this is translated from the coding sequence ATGGAAGTGATTCCCGCCGTAGACATGAAAGACGGAGACTGTGTCCAGCTTGTTCAGGGCGAGGAGGGAACCGGGAAGACCTACGGCGACCCGGTCGAGGCGGCTCAGACCTGGGTCGACGCCGGAGCCGAGACGCTCCACATAGTCGATCTCGACGGTGCGATACACGGCGAGAGGAAGAACTCCGAGGAGGTCGGGCGTATAATAGACGAGACCTCGGTCGGTGTACAGGTGGGAGGGGGTATAAGATCCGTAGAAGACGCTAGGTCGTTCTTCGACGCGGGTGCCGACCGCGTCATAATGGGAACCGCCGCGGTCGAGAACCCCGAGATAGTCGAGGAGGTCAGTGAGTACGGCGATACGATGGTCTCTCTCGACTCAAAGGGAGACGAGGTCGTAGTCGAGGGCTGGAAGGAGGGATCGGGTCTGAGTCCCGTCGAACTCGCGTCGAAGTTCGAGGAGATCGGCGCCGAGTCTATACTCTATACCGACGTCGACAGGGAGGGTCTCTTAGATGGCGTCGAGACATCCACAGTGTCGCAGATCGTCGAGGAGGTATCTATACGCGTCGTGGCGAGTGGAGGGGTTTCGAGCCTCGAAGACATTGAGGCACTCAGAGACACAGGTGCCGACGGAGTCGTGGTAGGTACTGCACTCTACGAGCGACGTATGAGTCTTCAGGACGCAAAGGAGGCAGCGAGAGTATGA
- the hisB gene encoding imidazoleglycerol-phosphate dehydratase HisB: MNPSNQTETETPRAGSFERQTSETSVEVKIDIDGAGDSEIDTGVEFFDHMLEGFSKHGLFDLRVEADGDLETGDHHTVEDVGICIGEALDNALGDKTGIRRFGDARAPLDEAVSSVVVDISGRPYFAEDVSDDFDRERIADMSTQMVTHFFRSLASNADLTLHVEAEGDNDHHIAESLFKAFGLALDEATRIDERKKGVPSTKGEL, translated from the coding sequence ATGAACCCAAGCAATCAAACTGAGACTGAGACTCCCAGAGCCGGAAGCTTCGAGAGACAGACGAGCGAGACTTCAGTCGAGGTCAAGATAGACATCGACGGAGCCGGTGACTCCGAGATCGACACGGGCGTGGAGTTCTTCGACCACATGCTCGAAGGCTTCTCTAAACACGGTCTCTTCGACCTCAGGGTCGAGGCGGACGGCGACCTCGAAACGGGCGACCACCACACAGTCGAGGACGTAGGTATCTGTATCGGAGAGGCTTTGGACAACGCTCTCGGCGACAAGACAGGTATCAGAAGGTTCGGAGACGCGAGAGCACCCTTGGACGAGGCTGTCTCGTCTGTCGTCGTCGACATCAGCGGACGTCCCTACTTCGCCGAGGACGTCTCCGACGACTTCGACCGCGAGAGGATAGCCGACATGTCTACTCAGATGGTGACACATTTCTTCAGGTCGCTCGCGTCGAACGCGGATCTGACACTCCACGTAGAAGCCGAAGGCGACAACGACCACCACATAGCCGAGTCACTCTTCAAGGCTTTCGGGCTCGCCTTAGACGAGGCTACACGTATAGACGAGAGGAAGAAAGGAGTTCCGAGTACTAAGGGAGAGCTCTAA
- a CDS encoding 50S ribosomal protein L40e — protein sequence MADFPEAERRLLDVDICMRCDARNPQGAEQCRKCGYKKLRPKNKQRNTSA from the coding sequence ATGGCTGACTTTCCCGAAGCAGAGAGACGTCTTCTCGACGTCGACATATGCATGAGATGTGACGCTCGCAACCCACAGGGTGCCGAACAGTGCAGAAAGTGTGGCTACAAGAAGCTACGTCCGAAGAACAAGCAGAGAAACACGTCGGCTTAG
- a CDS encoding DUF367 family protein, whose protein sequence is MNPTLKGVDIYYEGDDDPKKCTARRLEKERQVTLHPNFEETPTGTLLDPYSETALSPTDSKPVVAVDASWESAEEIFERNTRHESRSLPFLVAANPINYGKPFRLNTAEAVAAALYILGYDDEARQILSNFSWGETFLSLNREPLERYSDCEDSSEVVEVQDEYLNAKR, encoded by the coding sequence GTGAACCCGACTCTCAAAGGAGTAGATATCTACTACGAGGGCGACGACGACCCCAAGAAATGTACTGCGAGACGTCTCGAAAAGGAACGACAGGTGACTCTGCACCCTAACTTCGAGGAGACACCGACAGGGACTCTACTCGATCCTTACTCCGAGACAGCCCTATCCCCGACTGACTCAAAACCCGTCGTCGCAGTCGACGCGTCGTGGGAGTCAGCCGAGGAGATATTCGAGAGAAACACGAGACACGAGTCGAGGAGTCTGCCGTTTCTCGTCGCTGCGAACCCCATCAACTACGGCAAGCCGTTCCGTCTCAACACCGCAGAGGCTGTGGCTGCGGCTTTATATATACTCGGCTACGACGACGAGGCACGTCAGATACTCTCGAACTTCTCGTGGGGAGAGACCTTTCTGAGTCTCAACCGTGAGCCTCTCGAAAGATACTCCGACTGTGAAGACAGCTCTGAGGTCGTCGAGGTTCAGGACGAGTACCTTAATGCGAAACGTTAA
- a CDS encoding acetolactate synthase large subunit, translating to MKASDLLVECLEVEGIEHVFGLPGEETEDLLFSLRDSDIEFIPVRHEQGAAFMADVHGRLTGDAGVCLSTLGPGATNLITGVADAQLDKSPTVAITSQAGRERLHKESHQALDIVEMFEPVTKWNAQINDPSIINESVRKAFKLAEFEKPGATHIEFPEDVADEKVGERPMEPRQRVRRPDPDMASVERAKNLLEDAERPLIIAGNGAVRTDASERLRTLVDTTCIPVAATYMGKGAVSDRNSCSLFTLDSGDHEEASDAIAKSDVLITVGFDIAEHDPGDWKIDDDTSIIHIDYEPAEVYDAYNPDVEIVSDISAAIRELLNMNLGEFDTQWYADLRDHLLSDVMKQPAERHDLTVRGVLPVLREIMDDDDVLISDVGSHKMEIAQNYPTYEPNTCIISNGLASMGIAVPGGIAADLAVESNVVAATGDGGFLMNSAELETAQRLGCSYTVLLFNDNDYGLISEKQNRHRGEDFGTRIGNPDFVEYAESFGIEAYRPERWDDVEPMIQEAVESDEMSLVEIRLED from the coding sequence ATGAAGGCTTCAGATCTACTTGTGGAATGTCTTGAGGTCGAGGGCATAGAACACGTCTTCGGTCTCCCGGGGGAAGAGACCGAGGATCTACTCTTCTCTCTACGTGACTCCGACATAGAGTTCATACCCGTCCGCCACGAACAGGGTGCTGCGTTCATGGCAGACGTACACGGACGTCTCACGGGAGACGCGGGCGTCTGTCTATCGACACTTGGACCCGGAGCTACCAACCTTATAACGGGAGTCGCCGATGCACAGCTCGACAAGAGTCCCACGGTTGCTATAACGAGTCAGGCGGGAAGGGAACGTCTCCACAAGGAGAGCCACCAGGCACTCGACATAGTCGAGATGTTCGAACCCGTCACGAAATGGAACGCACAGATCAACGACCCATCTATCATAAACGAGTCTGTGAGGAAGGCTTTCAAGCTCGCCGAGTTCGAGAAGCCGGGCGCGACACATATAGAGTTCCCAGAGGACGTCGCAGACGAGAAGGTCGGGGAGCGTCCGATGGAGCCGAGACAGCGTGTGAGACGTCCCGATCCCGACATGGCTTCAGTAGAGAGAGCCAAGAACCTCCTCGAAGACGCTGAAAGACCTCTCATAATCGCGGGAAACGGTGCTGTCAGAACCGACGCCTCCGAACGTCTCAGGACTCTCGTTGACACGACGTGTATTCCGGTCGCTGCGACCTACATGGGAAAGGGTGCGGTCTCAGACAGAAACTCGTGTTCACTCTTCACACTCGACTCGGGAGACCACGAGGAGGCTTCCGACGCCATAGCCAAGTCGGACGTCCTGATCACGGTCGGATTCGACATAGCCGAACACGACCCGGGAGACTGGAAGATAGACGACGACACCTCGATTATACATATAGACTACGAGCCCGCCGAGGTATACGACGCCTACAACCCCGACGTCGAGATAGTCTCCGACATATCGGCGGCTATACGTGAGCTCCTCAACATGAACCTCGGCGAGTTCGACACCCAATGGTACGCCGACCTGCGCGACCACCTTCTGTCGGACGTCATGAAACAGCCCGCCGAGAGGCACGACTTGACGGTCAGAGGCGTCTTACCCGTACTCAGAGAGATAATGGACGACGACGACGTTCTGATCTCCGACGTCGGGAGCCACAAGATGGAGATAGCACAGAACTACCCGACCTACGAGCCCAACACGTGTATAATCTCGAACGGTCTCGCGAGCATGGGTATAGCCGTCCCGGGAGGGATCGCCGCCGACTTGGCTGTCGAATCGAACGTCGTCGCCGCGACGGGAGACGGAGGCTTCCTCATGAACTCCGCCGAGCTTGAGACCGCACAGCGTCTCGGCTGTTCGTACACAGTACTCCTGTTCAACGACAATGACTACGGTCTGATCTCCGAGAAACAGAACCGACACAGGGGCGAGGACTTCGGGACACGTATCGGAAACCCCGACTTCGTCGAGTACGCCGAGAGCTTCGGGATAGAAGCCTACCGACCCGAGAGATGGGACGACGTCGAGCCGATGATTCAGGAAGCCGTCGAGTCGGACGAGATGTCACTCGTAGAGATCAGACTCGAAGACTGA
- a CDS encoding ATP-dependent DNA ligase, giving the protein MEFREFAEKAEKVEELSGDYDKTDEVARLFDESETDCDLEISARFIQGRVFASWDDTKLDVGRSLLYDSLSLATGVTADEVEEKVKDMGDVGLAAESFDYGGQMTLGTTDLTLEYVHRRLSDLAEASGGGSQKKKVRTLSDLFNDATPKEAKYIARLVAGEMRVGVSEGTVRDAVAEAFDVDVDEVERGLMVTNDAGEVAVRARDGELSGLRMEVGRPVKPMLAQAGSVEDLIEEAGEVAVETKYDGARLQIHRNRDTKDAEYKYGYSLFSRKLEDVTESLPDVVEILEESIQVDESLILDSEVVAVEDGEPLAFQEVLRRFRRKYDVDRMTDEVELQVNVFDILYRENQGELIDLPLRQRYSHLDEVVPCNSADHTVTDDLEEVRRVEKKALDDGQEGIMVKKPGSTYSPGKRGKDWIKVKPEPETLDLIVVGGEWGEGRRADEIGSYLLAAKDGSDLRTVGKVATGLTDADLGRLTQRFEPLIIHENGKEIEFRPEVVFEVGYEEIQTSPKYTSGYALRFPRFLGVREDKSVDDADTVERIERLREN; this is encoded by the coding sequence ATGGAGTTCAGAGAGTTCGCCGAGAAAGCCGAGAAGGTAGAGGAGCTGTCGGGCGACTACGACAAGACAGACGAGGTCGCGCGTCTCTTCGACGAATCTGAGACCGACTGTGACCTCGAAATCTCTGCGCGTTTCATACAGGGAAGAGTCTTCGCGTCTTGGGACGACACCAAGCTCGATGTCGGCAGGTCGCTCCTCTACGACAGTCTGAGCCTCGCCACAGGCGTCACCGCCGATGAGGTCGAGGAGAAGGTTAAGGATATGGGAGACGTGGGTCTCGCAGCCGAGAGCTTCGACTACGGCGGACAGATGACACTCGGCACCACGGATCTGACTCTTGAGTACGTCCACAGACGTCTTAGTGACCTCGCCGAAGCCTCGGGTGGAGGGAGCCAGAAGAAGAAGGTACGTACACTTTCCGACCTCTTCAACGACGCGACCCCGAAGGAGGCGAAGTACATAGCACGTCTCGTAGCGGGAGAGATGAGAGTCGGTGTCTCAGAAGGTACCGTGAGGGACGCCGTAGCCGAGGCTTTCGATGTGGACGTCGACGAGGTCGAGAGAGGTCTGATGGTCACTAATGACGCCGGTGAGGTCGCAGTACGCGCGAGGGATGGAGAACTATCGGGTCTTAGGATGGAGGTGGGTAGACCCGTCAAGCCGATGCTCGCACAGGCGGGGAGCGTCGAAGACCTCATCGAGGAGGCGGGTGAGGTAGCCGTAGAGACGAAGTACGACGGCGCAAGACTCCAGATACACAGAAACAGAGACACGAAAGACGCCGAGTACAAGTACGGTTACAGTCTCTTCTCACGTAAACTGGAGGACGTTACTGAGTCGCTTCCCGATGTCGTCGAGATACTCGAAGAAAGCATACAGGTCGACGAGAGTCTAATACTCGACTCGGAGGTAGTCGCAGTCGAGGACGGCGAGCCACTCGCATTTCAGGAGGTTCTGAGGAGGTTCAGAAGGAAGTACGACGTAGACAGGATGACCGACGAGGTCGAGCTACAGGTCAACGTCTTCGACATACTCTACAGGGAAAACCAAGGTGAGCTAATAGATCTTCCACTGAGACAGAGATACAGCCACCTCGACGAAGTCGTCCCATGCAACTCCGCCGACCACACGGTGACCGACGACCTCGAAGAGGTCAGACGTGTCGAGAAGAAAGCACTCGACGACGGACAGGAAGGCATAATGGTCAAAAAGCCCGGCAGCACCTACTCGCCTGGGAAGAGAGGCAAGGACTGGATAAAGGTAAAGCCAGAGCCCGAGACTCTCGATCTCATAGTCGTCGGGGGAGAGTGGGGTGAGGGGAGACGAGCCGACGAGATAGGTAGCTATCTACTCGCCGCTAAGGACGGATCGGATCTCAGAACCGTCGGCAAGGTCGCTACGGGTCTCACAGACGCCGACCTCGGACGTCTCACACAGAGGTTCGAGCCTCTCATAATCCACGAGAACGGAAAGGAGATAGAGTTCAGACCCGAGGTCGTCTTCGAGGTCGGATACGAGGAGATACAGACGTCTCCGAAGTACACGAGCGGCTACGCTCTGAGGTTCCCGAGGTTCCTGGGTGTCAGAGAGGACAAATCCGTCGACGACGCCGACACGGTCGAGAGGATAGAACGCCTGAGGGAGAACTGA
- a CDS encoding presenilin family intramembrane aspartyl protease PSH, whose amino-acid sequence MGALMLGVEVLSLALVPRFDAAGMQATQNPSNPINSVVYIAFILVFTGVMLAVMKYGMDWVLRGVILLSAGSLSYYALSVLLPLPFALLGGAGVAVLLYLYPEWYVIDSAAVLMGGAGGGLFGISFGVLPSLVLLVLLAVYDAIAVYRTKHMLALAEGVSEMRLPILFIVPTKPGYSFIEASKQGDPTGTGTGGDGDEDDETSQDDRDAFFMGLGDAVIPSVLIASSAHFLGGDLGLPIALNYPALGGIVGSFVGFAALMYLVSKGKPHAGLPLLNGGTIAGFVVGVLALGTPLPEAVGVLS is encoded by the coding sequence ATGGGTGCCCTAATGCTCGGCGTCGAAGTACTGTCTCTCGCCCTCGTGCCACGTTTCGACGCAGCCGGAATGCAGGCTACTCAGAACCCGAGTAATCCCATCAACTCGGTAGTCTACATCGCATTCATACTCGTCTTCACCGGAGTCATGCTGGCTGTCATGAAGTACGGCATGGACTGGGTTCTGAGAGGTGTCATCCTACTCAGCGCGGGAAGTCTGTCTTACTACGCCCTCAGCGTCTTACTCCCCCTTCCGTTCGCCCTACTCGGAGGCGCGGGGGTCGCAGTTCTCCTCTATCTCTACCCCGAGTGGTACGTCATAGACTCCGCCGCGGTTCTGATGGGTGGCGCGGGAGGAGGGCTCTTCGGAATCAGCTTCGGAGTACTCCCGTCCCTGGTTCTTCTCGTCCTCCTTGCAGTCTACGACGCGATAGCAGTCTACAGAACGAAACACATGCTCGCGCTCGCCGAGGGTGTCAGCGAGATGCGTCTTCCGATACTCTTCATAGTCCCAACTAAGCCCGGCTACTCTTTCATAGAGGCGTCAAAGCAGGGAGACCCAACGGGAACAGGGACAGGCGGAGACGGAGACGAAGACGACGAGACGAGCCAAGACGACAGGGATGCCTTCTTCATGGGTCTCGGAGACGCCGTCATCCCCTCGGTTCTGATAGCGAGTAGTGCCCATTTCCTCGGCGGCGACCTCGGTCTTCCGATAGCTCTCAACTATCCCGCACTCGGAGGAATCGTGGGATCTTTCGTCGGCTTCGCCGCGCTGATGTACCTCGTCTCGAAGGGGAAGCCCCACGCAGGACTCCCCTTGCTCAACGGAGGGACGATTGCGGGATTCGTCGTCGGAGTCTTGGCTCTCGGTACACCGTTGCCTGAAGCAGTCGGTGTACTCTCCTAA